A single genomic interval of Asinibacterium sp. OR53 harbors:
- the dnaK gene encoding molecular chaperone DnaK produces the protein MGKIIGIDLGTTNSCVAVMEGNEPVVIANDEGRRTTPSVVAFLKNGERKVGDPAKRQAITNPQHTITSVKRFMGRRHDEVTEEISHWSYKVAKGDNNTVRVAIEDRLYTPQEISAMILQKMKKTAEDYLGQEVTEAVITVPAYFNDAQRQATKEAGEIAGLNVRRIVNEPTAAALAYGLDKKHADQKIAVFDLGGGTFDISILELGDGVFEVKSTNGDTHLGGDDFDKVIMDWLADEFKSQEAIDLRKDPMALQRLKEAAEKAKIELSSSAETEINLPYITAVDGVPKHLVLKLSRAKFEQLADNLFARCLKPCEAALKDAGYSTSQIDEVILVGGSTRIPKVQEIVEKFFGKKPNKGVNPDEVVAVGAAIQGAVLTGEVKDVLLLDVTPLGLGIETMGSVMTVMIPSNTTIPTKKTEIFSTASDNQPGVQIHVLQGERPMANQNKSLGIFNLDGIPPAPRGVPQIEVTFDIDANGLLHVSAKDKGTGKEQKIRIEAGSGLSKEEIEKMKAEAKANEASDKSAREKVEKLNQADSLIFQTEKQFKEFGDKIPADKKAPIEAALTKLKEAHKSQDVEAVDAAMTEMNNAWTAASEEIYKAQQAAGGAQADGGAQANAGASNSQAGGNDTVEDAQFEEVK, from the coding sequence ATGGGTAAGATAATAGGAATTGACCTTGGAACAACCAATAGTTGTGTGGCCGTTATGGAAGGTAACGAGCCCGTAGTGATAGCCAATGACGAAGGGCGTAGGACTACCCCTTCCGTAGTGGCATTTTTGAAGAATGGAGAGCGTAAAGTAGGGGATCCTGCCAAGCGCCAGGCCATTACCAACCCCCAGCATACCATCACCAGCGTGAAGCGTTTCATGGGGCGCCGGCACGACGAAGTGACCGAAGAAATCAGTCACTGGAGTTATAAAGTGGCAAAAGGTGACAATAATACCGTTCGCGTGGCTATTGAAGACCGTTTGTATACTCCCCAGGAGATCTCTGCCATGATCCTTCAGAAAATGAAGAAAACGGCGGAAGATTATCTCGGACAGGAGGTGACCGAAGCGGTGATCACCGTTCCGGCTTATTTTAACGATGCACAGCGTCAGGCTACCAAAGAAGCAGGTGAGATCGCTGGTCTGAATGTACGCCGTATTGTGAATGAACCTACAGCGGCTGCACTGGCTTATGGCCTCGATAAAAAACATGCCGATCAGAAGATCGCCGTGTTCGACCTGGGTGGTGGTACTTTCGATATTTCCATCCTGGAACTGGGTGATGGCGTTTTTGAAGTGAAATCAACCAATGGTGATACGCACCTGGGTGGTGACGACTTCGACAAAGTGATCATGGACTGGCTGGCTGATGAGTTCAAAAGCCAGGAAGCCATCGACCTGCGCAAAGACCCGATGGCCCTGCAGCGTTTGAAAGAAGCTGCTGAAAAAGCGAAGATCGAGTTAAGCTCTTCTGCAGAAACAGAGATTAACCTGCCTTATATCACAGCGGTAGACGGCGTGCCCAAGCACCTGGTGCTGAAGCTGAGCCGTGCCAAATTCGAGCAACTGGCAGACAACCTGTTTGCCCGCTGCCTGAAACCTTGTGAAGCGGCATTGAAAGATGCAGGCTACAGCACTTCACAGATCGATGAAGTGATCCTGGTGGGTGGTTCTACCCGTATCCCTAAAGTGCAGGAGATCGTAGAAAAATTCTTTGGTAAGAAACCCAATAAAGGCGTAAACCCCGATGAAGTAGTAGCCGTAGGTGCTGCTATCCAGGGTGCGGTATTAACAGGTGAAGTGAAAGATGTATTGCTGCTCGACGTTACGCCGCTTGGTTTGGGTATCGAAACCATGGGTAGTGTAATGACGGTGATGATTCCTTCTAATACTACCATCCCTACCAAGAAAACAGAAATATTCTCTACCGCCAGCGATAACCAGCCTGGCGTACAGATCCACGTATTGCAGGGAGAGCGCCCCATGGCCAACCAGAACAAGAGCCTGGGTATCTTCAACCTTGATGGTATTCCACCGGCTCCGAGGGGTGTGCCCCAGATCGAAGTAACTTTCGATATCGATGCCAACGGTCTGTTGCATGTAAGTGCAAAAGACAAAGGCACTGGCAAAGAACAGAAAATCCGTATTGAAGCGGGTAGCGGTTTGAGCAAGGAAGAAATTGAGAAAATGAAAGCCGAAGCAAAAGCCAATGAAGCATCTGATAAATCGGCACGTGAAAAAGTAGAAAAACTGAACCAGGCCGACAGCCTGATCTTCCAAACTGAGAAGCAATTCAAAGAGTTTGGTGATAAGATCCCGGCCGATAAGAAAGCACCTATCGAAGCAGCTTTAACCAAGCTGAAAGAAGCGCATAAGAGCCAGGATGTAGAAGCTGTAGATGCGGCTATGACAGAGATGAACAATGCATGGACTGCAGCGAGTGAAGAAATTTACAAAGCGCAGCAGGCTGCAGGTGGTGCACAAGCCGATGGAGGTGCACAAGCAAATGCTGGTGCTTCAAACTCTCAAGCTGGCGGCAACGACACTGTGGAAGATGCACAGTTTGAAGAAGTGAAATAA
- a CDS encoding FAD:protein FMN transferase, whose protein sequence is MQVSFIQKPALKAFHLEGYAQGTTYHITYYHTHAIIRQVAIDSILNGIDSSLSLYKPYSRINRFNRSAEGITTDHYLKTVVAKSLDIYKETDGLFDVTVQPLVEAWGFGVKHPDSLPDSARISTLLKCVGTGKLSLKNNYLHKSLPCVKIDLNGIAQGYTADVLANYLRSKGIQNFLAEIGGELVVSGRRQPGSEKMSVGIEAPGNDPYEQAPYQRIVHLTHGALTTSGNYRKFYESGAKKINHLIDPHTGYSFQTDLISVTVWAKDGITADGYDNALMGMGLKKAMEFVERKKDLGAYFIYTTPDGVVRDTATRSFYTLLQ, encoded by the coding sequence ATGCAGGTCTCTTTTATTCAAAAGCCTGCGCTAAAAGCATTTCATTTGGAGGGATATGCACAGGGTACTACCTATCATATCACTTACTATCATACCCATGCTATCATTCGTCAAGTTGCTATCGACAGTATCCTCAATGGTATCGATAGTTCGCTTTCACTTTACAAACCTTATTCCCGCATCAACCGCTTCAACCGGTCGGCCGAGGGTATTACAACCGATCATTACCTGAAAACCGTTGTTGCGAAATCTCTTGATATCTATAAGGAAACAGACGGACTATTCGACGTTACCGTTCAGCCGCTTGTAGAAGCCTGGGGATTTGGTGTGAAGCATCCGGACAGCCTGCCCGATTCTGCACGCATCAGCACATTGTTGAAATGTGTAGGCACCGGCAAGCTATCACTCAAAAATAATTACCTGCACAAGAGCCTGCCCTGCGTGAAGATCGACCTCAACGGAATAGCCCAGGGTTATACTGCAGATGTGCTGGCCAATTACCTGAGATCGAAAGGCATTCAAAACTTCCTGGCAGAAATTGGCGGGGAACTGGTAGTCAGCGGCCGCAGGCAGCCAGGTAGTGAAAAAATGTCGGTAGGCATTGAAGCCCCGGGTAACGATCCGTATGAACAGGCTCCCTACCAAAGGATCGTTCATTTAACGCATGGAGCGCTCACTACCTCTGGTAACTACCGTAAGTTCTATGAAAGCGGCGCCAAGAAAATCAATCACCTCATTGATCCGCATACGGGTTATTCTTTTCAAACAGACCTGATCAGTGTTACCGTATGGGCCAAAGATGGCATCACAGCCGATGGTTATGATAATGCGCTGATGGGTATGGGGCTTAAAAAAGCCATGGAATTTGTAGAGCGTAAAAAAGATCTGGGTGCTTATTTTATTTACACCACACCCGATGGCGTTGTGCGCGATACCGCCACCCGTTCTTTCTATACATTACTCCAATAA
- a CDS encoding Gfo/Idh/MocA family protein: MSRRSFIKKTTVLTGGLLLHNSMMKAFALDADHRINLGVIGCGDRGKGIMQILKELPTKFNIVAICDVLDFRLKETEKVLPAGSVQSVKQYKDHHQLLDDKNVEAVIIAVPLSLHFNLAKDALEAGKQVYLEKTMTYNIPQAASLINIAGNYPKQVLQIGHQYRYTPLYYKVKEMIEKGYLGKVTQIDCRWDRNWDWRRPVPDPSLERKINWRMYKEFSGGLPAELLSHQIDFINWAFNTHPTTIVGTGGIDFYKDGRETYDNVQAVLRYGKEGMIGNFGATCANAREGYIFKLKGNKGTVSLLVNEGVFYPEAQTRKELQTVDGVTGATKITWNKDGGMPILTEPTKDGTYYAMVDFHKSIVQKQSPASNVMTGARTAVCVHLANEAIYTNTVQQWKPEYNF; encoded by the coding sequence ATGAGCCGAAGAAGTTTTATTAAAAAGACCACTGTACTTACCGGTGGTCTTTTGTTACACAACAGTATGATGAAAGCCTTTGCCCTGGATGCCGACCACCGCATCAACCTTGGTGTGATCGGTTGTGGAGACCGCGGTAAAGGCATCATGCAGATCCTGAAAGAACTGCCCACGAAATTCAATATCGTCGCCATTTGCGATGTGCTGGATTTCAGGTTGAAAGAAACCGAAAAGGTATTGCCCGCCGGATCTGTACAATCAGTGAAGCAGTACAAAGATCATCACCAGTTGCTCGATGATAAAAACGTTGAAGCTGTAATCATTGCGGTGCCTTTGAGCCTGCATTTCAACCTTGCCAAAGATGCATTGGAAGCAGGCAAGCAAGTGTACCTGGAAAAAACAATGACCTACAATATTCCCCAGGCAGCCAGCCTGATCAACATTGCAGGTAATTATCCAAAACAGGTATTACAGATAGGTCACCAATACCGCTACACACCGCTGTATTATAAGGTGAAGGAAATGATCGAGAAAGGCTATCTGGGTAAAGTTACGCAGATCGATTGTCGCTGGGACCGTAACTGGGATTGGCGCAGGCCCGTACCCGATCCTTCACTCGAAAGAAAGATCAACTGGCGCATGTATAAAGAGTTTTCAGGTGGATTGCCAGCTGAATTATTATCACACCAGATCGATTTTATCAATTGGGCATTCAATACCCACCCTACTACTATTGTGGGCACCGGCGGTATTGATTTTTACAAAGACGGAAGGGAAACCTACGACAATGTACAGGCTGTACTGCGCTATGGCAAAGAAGGTATGATCGGTAATTTCGGCGCTACCTGTGCCAATGCGAGGGAAGGTTATATTTTCAAACTGAAAGGAAACAAAGGCACCGTATCATTGCTGGTCAATGAAGGCGTGTTCTATCCCGAAGCGCAGACACGCAAAGAATTACAAACCGTAGACGGTGTAACAGGTGCTACCAAGATCACCTGGAACAAAGACGGCGGTATGCCCATTCTTACTGAACCAACCAAAGATGGTACGTATTATGCGATGGTTGATTTTCATAAGTCCATCGTGCAAAAGCAAAGTCCCGCTTCCAATGTAATGACCGGCGCCAGAACAGCGGTATGTGTGCACCTGGCCAATGAAGCCATCTACACCAATACCGTACAGCAATGGAAACCGGAATATAATTTCTAA